One Xenopus tropicalis strain Nigerian chromosome 8, UCB_Xtro_10.0, whole genome shotgun sequence genomic window carries:
- the msto1 gene encoding protein misato homolog 1 isoform X2 has translation MAAPCGEIVTVQLGPFSNCLGAHWWNLQDAEISRQSHKRQQESEICSDVTYRQGVTLRGRQTYTPRLIAVDLKGGLSSLREEGFLYEDRDTTCATPAWTGNLSTHREEPQETSPLQAELRREKGEEPTAGDVLGADGTGPVGGGPVLGAPGKRFLSERSVSVWSDFLQTNLHPKSLCVVSRYSHGGGTEGLEAYGQGEALLQEAAYGEELEDRLHFFTEECDYLQGFHLVCDLHNGFSGGGAKMAELLHDEYPGRGIFSFGTYPVPPTDRDLHRDMYQLLNCIMGIVHLSNHSSLFCPLTLSSCLGRRPGPPVALPHLLYDAESQYHSSAVLALTLDTLSAPYRTAPSRLPMVQLADALSFSGRKVMMAASSLPFPLGSSSLADAFQPYMGVPPWTCLSGCGGPHRGGESGSFSQSVVLRGASQALQISPLPPGTRPPSVLHTCSSASDTLQCYLQTVAPGAVSLASTLPAPCTLPPTFPQFFSPYVTRSGFTAETPLSEPSAVDSIPALAALQTGRALGPTLQALHKEVRGVDVRRWPSFLTAGVEEGQLEETLEELQRLAHCYTPEGDSD, from the exons ATGGCCGCGCCGTGTGGGGAGATTGTGACTGTGCAGCTGGGGCCCTTCTCTAACTGCCTGGGGGCCCATTGGTGGAACCTGCAG GATGCGGAAATCTCTCGACAGTCACATAAGAGACAGCAGGAGTCAGAGATTTGCAGTGACGTGACCTACAGACAGGGGGTGACCCTGAGGGGGCGGCAGACTTACACCCCACGTCTCATCGCCGTGGATCTAAAAG GGGGTCTCAGCTCATTGCGGGAAGAAGGTTTCCTGTACGAGGACAGAGACACCACCTGCGCCACCCCCGCCTG GACCGGAAATCTATCAACTCACCGGGAGGAGCCCCAGGAAACGAGCCCCTTGCAGGCGGAGCTTAGGAGGgaaaag GGGGAGGAGCCGACAGCAGGAGATGTACTGGGGGCTGATGGGACAG GGCCGGTCGGTGGGGGCCCCGTATTGGGGGCCCCTGGGAAAAGATTCCTCTCTGAGCGCAGCGTGAGCGTCTGGTCCGACTTCCTTCAAACAAATCTGCACCCCAAGTCGTTATGTGTAGTGAGTCGTTACAGCCACGGTGG TGGCACGGAGGGGCTGGAGGCTTACGGCCAGGGGGAGGCGCTGTTACAGGAGGCAGCGtatggggaggagctggaggaccgACTGCACTTCTTCACTGAGGAGTGTGATTATCTGCAG GGTTTCCACCTTGTCTGTGATCTGCACAATGGCTTCTCTGGAGGCGGAGCCAAGATGGCTGAACTTCTGCACGATGAGTATCCTGGGCGGGGCATCTTTAGCTTTGGTACATACCCTGTGCCACCCACAGACAGA GATCTGCACAGGGACATGTACCAACTGCTGAACTGCATCATGGGAATTGTCCATCTGTCCAATCACAGCTCTCTCTTCTGTCCGCTAACGCTCAGTTCCTGTCTGGGGCGGAGACCTGGCCCCCCTGTGGCCCTTCCCCACCTGCTCTATgat gcggAGTCACAGTACCACAGTAGCGCCGTGCTGGCACTCACCTTGGACACCCTGAGTGCGCCCTACAGAACGGCCCCTTCCCGCCTACCCATGGTGCAACTGGCCGACGCCCTCAGCTTCTCCGGCAGGAAG GTTATGATGGCGGCCTCCTCACTCCCATTCCCGCTGGGAAGCTCCTCCCTCGCCGACGCCTTCCAGCCGTATATGGGGGTCCCGCCTTGGACCTGTCTGTCTGGctgtggggggccacacagagggggggagAGCGGAAGCTTCTCCCAGTCAGTGGTTCTGAGGGGAGCCAGTCAGGCCCTGCAGATCAG CCCCCTCCCCCCGGGGACGAGACCCCCGTCGGTGCTCCATACGTGCAGCAGTGCTAGCGACACCCTCCAGTGTTACCTGCAGACCGTGGCTCCGGGGGCAGTCAG CTTGGCCAGTACCCTACCTGCCCCTTGTACCCTGCCTCCAACCTTCCCACAATTCTTCTCTCCCTATGTGACCAGAAGCGGCTTTACAGCGGAGACGCCACTCAGCGAGCCCTCAG CGGTGGATTCCATTCCGGCATTGGCCGCCCTACAGACGGGGCGGGCCCTGGGGCCCACGCTGCAGGCCCTACACAAGGAAGTGCGGGGGGTGGATGTGCGGCGCTGGCCCAGCTTCCTGACAGCGGGGGTAGAAGAGGGGCAATTGGAGGAGACCCTGGAGGAGCTACAACGCCTGGCGCACTGTTACACCCCCGAGGGGGACAGTGACTAA
- the msto1 gene encoding protein misato homolog 1 isoform X1: MAAPCGEIVTVQLGPFSNCLGAHWWNLQDAEISRQSHKRQQESEICSDVTYRQGVTLRGRQTYTPRLIAVDLKGGLSSLREEGFLYEDRDTTCATPAWTGNLSTHREEPQETSPLQAELRREKGEEPTAGDVLGADGTGPVGGGPVLGAPGKRFLSERSVSVWSDFLQTNLHPKSLCVVSRYSHGGSGTEGLEAYGQGEALLQEAAYGEELEDRLHFFTEECDYLQGFHLVCDLHNGFSGGGAKMAELLHDEYPGRGIFSFGTYPVPPTDRDLHRDMYQLLNCIMGIVHLSNHSSLFCPLTLSSCLGRRPGPPVALPHLLYDAESQYHSSAVLALTLDTLSAPYRTAPSRLPMVQLADALSFSGRKVMMAASSLPFPLGSSSLADAFQPYMGVPPWTCLSGCGGPHRGGESGSFSQSVVLRGASQALQISPLPPGTRPPSVLHTCSSASDTLQCYLQTVAPGAVSLASTLPAPCTLPPTFPQFFSPYVTRSGFTAETPLSEPSAVDSIPALAALQTGRALGPTLQALHKEVRGVDVRRWPSFLTAGVEEGQLEETLEELQRLAHCYTPEGDSD; this comes from the exons ATGGCCGCGCCGTGTGGGGAGATTGTGACTGTGCAGCTGGGGCCCTTCTCTAACTGCCTGGGGGCCCATTGGTGGAACCTGCAG GATGCGGAAATCTCTCGACAGTCACATAAGAGACAGCAGGAGTCAGAGATTTGCAGTGACGTGACCTACAGACAGGGGGTGACCCTGAGGGGGCGGCAGACTTACACCCCACGTCTCATCGCCGTGGATCTAAAAG GGGGTCTCAGCTCATTGCGGGAAGAAGGTTTCCTGTACGAGGACAGAGACACCACCTGCGCCACCCCCGCCTG GACCGGAAATCTATCAACTCACCGGGAGGAGCCCCAGGAAACGAGCCCCTTGCAGGCGGAGCTTAGGAGGgaaaag GGGGAGGAGCCGACAGCAGGAGATGTACTGGGGGCTGATGGGACAG GGCCGGTCGGTGGGGGCCCCGTATTGGGGGCCCCTGGGAAAAGATTCCTCTCTGAGCGCAGCGTGAGCGTCTGGTCCGACTTCCTTCAAACAAATCTGCACCCCAAGTCGTTATGTGTAGTGAGTCGTTACAGCCACGGTGG CAGTGGCACGGAGGGGCTGGAGGCTTACGGCCAGGGGGAGGCGCTGTTACAGGAGGCAGCGtatggggaggagctggaggaccgACTGCACTTCTTCACTGAGGAGTGTGATTATCTGCAG GGTTTCCACCTTGTCTGTGATCTGCACAATGGCTTCTCTGGAGGCGGAGCCAAGATGGCTGAACTTCTGCACGATGAGTATCCTGGGCGGGGCATCTTTAGCTTTGGTACATACCCTGTGCCACCCACAGACAGA GATCTGCACAGGGACATGTACCAACTGCTGAACTGCATCATGGGAATTGTCCATCTGTCCAATCACAGCTCTCTCTTCTGTCCGCTAACGCTCAGTTCCTGTCTGGGGCGGAGACCTGGCCCCCCTGTGGCCCTTCCCCACCTGCTCTATgat gcggAGTCACAGTACCACAGTAGCGCCGTGCTGGCACTCACCTTGGACACCCTGAGTGCGCCCTACAGAACGGCCCCTTCCCGCCTACCCATGGTGCAACTGGCCGACGCCCTCAGCTTCTCCGGCAGGAAG GTTATGATGGCGGCCTCCTCACTCCCATTCCCGCTGGGAAGCTCCTCCCTCGCCGACGCCTTCCAGCCGTATATGGGGGTCCCGCCTTGGACCTGTCTGTCTGGctgtggggggccacacagagggggggagAGCGGAAGCTTCTCCCAGTCAGTGGTTCTGAGGGGAGCCAGTCAGGCCCTGCAGATCAG CCCCCTCCCCCCGGGGACGAGACCCCCGTCGGTGCTCCATACGTGCAGCAGTGCTAGCGACACCCTCCAGTGTTACCTGCAGACCGTGGCTCCGGGGGCAGTCAG CTTGGCCAGTACCCTACCTGCCCCTTGTACCCTGCCTCCAACCTTCCCACAATTCTTCTCTCCCTATGTGACCAGAAGCGGCTTTACAGCGGAGACGCCACTCAGCGAGCCCTCAG CGGTGGATTCCATTCCGGCATTGGCCGCCCTACAGACGGGGCGGGCCCTGGGGCCCACGCTGCAGGCCCTACACAAGGAAGTGCGGGGGGTGGATGTGCGGCGCTGGCCCAGCTTCCTGACAGCGGGGGTAGAAGAGGGGCAATTGGAGGAGACCCTGGAGGAGCTACAACGCCTGGCGCACTGTTACACCCCCGAGGGGGACAGTGACTAA
- the msto1 gene encoding protein misato homolog 1 isoform X3 → MAAPCGEIVTVQLGPFSNCLGAHWWNLQDAEISRQSHKRQQESEICSDVTYRQGVTLRGRQTYTPRLIAVDLKGGLSSLREEGFLYEDRDTTCATPAWTGNLSTHREEPQETSPLQAELRREKGEEPTAGDVLGADGTGPVGGGPVLGAPGKRFLSERSVSVWSDFLQTNLHPKSLCVVSRYSHGGSGTEGLEAYGQGEALLQEAAYGEELEDRLHFFTEECDYLQGFHLVCDLHNGFSGGGAKMAELLHDEYPGRGIFSFGTYPVPPTDRDLHRDMYQLLNCIMGIVHLSNHSSLFCPLTLSSCLGRRPGPPVALPHLLYDAESQYHSSAVLALTLDTLSAPYRTAPSRLPMVQLADALSFSGRKVMMAASSLPFPLGSSSLADAFQPYMGVPPWTCLSGCGGPHRGGESGSFSQSVVLRGASQALQISLASTLPAPCTLPPTFPQFFSPYVTRSGFTAETPLSEPSAVDSIPALAALQTGRALGPTLQALHKEVRGVDVRRWPSFLTAGVEEGQLEETLEELQRLAHCYTPEGDSD, encoded by the exons ATGGCCGCGCCGTGTGGGGAGATTGTGACTGTGCAGCTGGGGCCCTTCTCTAACTGCCTGGGGGCCCATTGGTGGAACCTGCAG GATGCGGAAATCTCTCGACAGTCACATAAGAGACAGCAGGAGTCAGAGATTTGCAGTGACGTGACCTACAGACAGGGGGTGACCCTGAGGGGGCGGCAGACTTACACCCCACGTCTCATCGCCGTGGATCTAAAAG GGGGTCTCAGCTCATTGCGGGAAGAAGGTTTCCTGTACGAGGACAGAGACACCACCTGCGCCACCCCCGCCTG GACCGGAAATCTATCAACTCACCGGGAGGAGCCCCAGGAAACGAGCCCCTTGCAGGCGGAGCTTAGGAGGgaaaag GGGGAGGAGCCGACAGCAGGAGATGTACTGGGGGCTGATGGGACAG GGCCGGTCGGTGGGGGCCCCGTATTGGGGGCCCCTGGGAAAAGATTCCTCTCTGAGCGCAGCGTGAGCGTCTGGTCCGACTTCCTTCAAACAAATCTGCACCCCAAGTCGTTATGTGTAGTGAGTCGTTACAGCCACGGTGG CAGTGGCACGGAGGGGCTGGAGGCTTACGGCCAGGGGGAGGCGCTGTTACAGGAGGCAGCGtatggggaggagctggaggaccgACTGCACTTCTTCACTGAGGAGTGTGATTATCTGCAG GGTTTCCACCTTGTCTGTGATCTGCACAATGGCTTCTCTGGAGGCGGAGCCAAGATGGCTGAACTTCTGCACGATGAGTATCCTGGGCGGGGCATCTTTAGCTTTGGTACATACCCTGTGCCACCCACAGACAGA GATCTGCACAGGGACATGTACCAACTGCTGAACTGCATCATGGGAATTGTCCATCTGTCCAATCACAGCTCTCTCTTCTGTCCGCTAACGCTCAGTTCCTGTCTGGGGCGGAGACCTGGCCCCCCTGTGGCCCTTCCCCACCTGCTCTATgat gcggAGTCACAGTACCACAGTAGCGCCGTGCTGGCACTCACCTTGGACACCCTGAGTGCGCCCTACAGAACGGCCCCTTCCCGCCTACCCATGGTGCAACTGGCCGACGCCCTCAGCTTCTCCGGCAGGAAG GTTATGATGGCGGCCTCCTCACTCCCATTCCCGCTGGGAAGCTCCTCCCTCGCCGACGCCTTCCAGCCGTATATGGGGGTCCCGCCTTGGACCTGTCTGTCTGGctgtggggggccacacagagggggggagAGCGGAAGCTTCTCCCAGTCAGTGGTTCTGAGGGGAGCCAGTCAGGCCCTGCAGATCAG CTTGGCCAGTACCCTACCTGCCCCTTGTACCCTGCCTCCAACCTTCCCACAATTCTTCTCTCCCTATGTGACCAGAAGCGGCTTTACAGCGGAGACGCCACTCAGCGAGCCCTCAG CGGTGGATTCCATTCCGGCATTGGCCGCCCTACAGACGGGGCGGGCCCTGGGGCCCACGCTGCAGGCCCTACACAAGGAAGTGCGGGGGGTGGATGTGCGGCGCTGGCCCAGCTTCCTGACAGCGGGGGTAGAAGAGGGGCAATTGGAGGAGACCCTGGAGGAGCTACAACGCCTGGCGCACTGTTACACCCCCGAGGGGGACAGTGACTAA